From a region of the Pectobacterium aquaticum genome:
- the artP gene encoding arginine ABC transporter ATP-binding protein ArtP, producing MSIQLNGINCFYGTYQALFDITLDCPAGETLVLLGPSGAGKSSLIRVLNLLEMPRSGKLSIAGNQFDFQRTPSDSAIRELRQNVGMVFQQYNLWPHLTVVQNLIEAPCRVLGLSKEEAKARANKLLTRLRLNDFADRFPLHLSGGQQQRVAIARALMMEPQVLLFDEPTAALDPEITAQVVNIIRELAETGITQVIVTHEVEFARKTASRVVYMENGRIVEQGDATHFTQPQTPEFAGYLSH from the coding sequence ATGAGTATTCAACTAAACGGCATTAACTGTTTCTACGGCACATACCAGGCACTATTTGATATCACCCTCGATTGTCCTGCGGGTGAAACGCTCGTGCTCCTTGGTCCCAGCGGTGCGGGAAAGAGCTCGCTGATACGCGTTCTTAATCTGTTGGAAATGCCGCGTTCTGGCAAGCTTTCCATCGCCGGTAATCAGTTTGATTTTCAGCGCACGCCATCCGACAGCGCGATCCGTGAATTGCGTCAGAACGTCGGAATGGTGTTCCAACAATATAATTTGTGGCCGCATTTGACCGTGGTGCAGAATCTTATCGAAGCGCCCTGCCGCGTGCTGGGACTGAGTAAAGAAGAAGCGAAAGCGCGGGCGAACAAACTGCTAACACGTCTGCGCCTCAATGACTTTGCCGATCGCTTCCCTCTCCATCTTTCTGGCGGGCAGCAACAGCGTGTCGCGATTGCCCGTGCGCTGATGATGGAACCTCAGGTTCTGCTATTTGATGAGCCCACTGCCGCGCTGGACCCTGAAATTACCGCTCAGGTCGTCAACATCATTCGTGAATTGGCAGAAACCGGGATTACGCAGGTGATTGTGACCCACGAAGTTGAATTTGCCCGTAAAACGGCCAGTCGTGTGGTGTATATGGAAAACGGCCGCATCGTTGAACAAGGGGATGCGACGCACTTTACCCAACCGCAGACGCCTGAATTCGCTGGTTATTTGTCACATTGA
- a CDS encoding heavy metal-binding domain-containing protein, translating to MQLSTTPSLEGFTITEYCGVVTGEAILGANIFRDFFASIRDVVGGRSGAYEKELRKARQIAFKELQEQAEDLGANAVVGIDLDYETVGKDGSMLMVTVSGTAVKVRR from the coding sequence ATGCAATTATCCACCACGCCAAGTCTGGAAGGTTTCACCATCACTGAATATTGTGGCGTCGTGACCGGCGAAGCCATCCTGGGCGCGAACATCTTCCGGGACTTTTTTGCCAGCATCCGCGATGTCGTTGGCGGCCGGTCTGGTGCCTATGAGAAGGAGCTACGTAAGGCGCGGCAGATTGCGTTCAAAGAGTTACAGGAGCAAGCCGAAGATTTAGGGGCGAATGCCGTGGTAGGCATCGATCTTGACTATGAAACCGTCGGGAAGGACGGCAGTATGCTGATGGTGACCGTGAGCGGTACCGCAGTAAAAGTTCGCCGCTAG
- a CDS encoding N-acetylmuramoyl-L-alanine amidase has protein sequence MLKWMLCIVLGLLAGCQSAPSLLQEQNNYVLETAVQSRAQESRIRFLVIHYTAEDFATSLNILTDEHVSAHYLIPAHPPLQRGKPLAWQLVPESQAAWHAGASSWRGFSRLNNSSIGIEIENAGYERTLTGYTWEPFTASQIQLVTAIARDIVDRYQIAPQNVVAHSDIAPQRKQDPGPLFPWQALAQAGIGAWPDAQRVAFYLSGRLPMQPVDEAVLLEKLGRYGYAVQDTMTAREKRQVIAAFQMHFRPENYQGQPDAQSEAIVDALLEKYGNR, from the coding sequence ATGTTGAAATGGATGCTCTGTATAGTATTGGGGCTGTTAGCGGGTTGCCAGTCAGCACCTTCCTTGTTGCAGGAACAGAATAATTATGTGCTGGAGACCGCAGTGCAGTCGCGGGCGCAGGAATCGCGTATCCGCTTTCTGGTGATTCACTATACGGCGGAAGACTTTGCCACCTCGCTGAATATTTTGACCGATGAGCATGTCAGCGCCCATTATCTGATTCCAGCTCACCCTCCTTTGCAACGTGGTAAGCCACTTGCTTGGCAACTGGTGCCGGAATCTCAGGCTGCCTGGCATGCGGGAGCCAGTAGCTGGCGCGGATTTAGTCGACTGAATAATTCTTCGATTGGTATTGAGATCGAAAACGCGGGCTATGAACGCACGCTAACGGGCTATACGTGGGAGCCGTTTACCGCCTCGCAGATTCAGCTCGTGACTGCGATCGCCCGCGATATTGTCGACCGCTACCAGATTGCTCCGCAGAACGTGGTGGCGCACAGCGATATTGCTCCACAGCGCAAACAAGACCCCGGGCCGCTGTTCCCTTGGCAGGCGCTAGCGCAAGCGGGCATTGGTGCCTGGCCGGATGCGCAGCGGGTCGCGTTCTATTTAAGTGGTCGACTGCCGATGCAGCCAGTGGATGAAGCGGTTCTGCTGGAGAAACTGGGGCGCTATGGTTACGCGGTGCAAGACACGATGACGGCGCGCGAAAAGCGGCAGGTGATTGCCGCTTTCCAGATGCATTTCCGCCCCGAGAACTATCAAGGCCAGCCAGATGCGCAAAGTGAAGCGATCGTCGACGCGCTGCTGGAGAAATACGGCAACCGCTAA
- a CDS encoding DUF2867 domain-containing protein, protein MTSPSAPILILGATGYIGRHLTERLSKQGNRVIAAGRNTESLASRNLPGVDCQQVDLAKPESLPDGLWGAETLYYLVHSMGDGADFVARERMTAMNLLLALTSSRVKQIIYLGSLQVKRDASPHMQARQITGDVLRSSGIPVTELRAGIIIGTGSAAFEIMRDMVYNLPILTPPRWVRSKSSPIALENLLVYLINIAQHPATENRIMDAAGPEYISYQTMFERFIQISGKRRLLIPVPMPTHFMSVWFLHLVTSVPPFIARALIQGLKHDLQADDRELQTLIPQTLISFDDAVRFTLQSEMESVQQADWGDDTEVRARWKPNYGFYPKQAGHSMKTSASSQALWQVIQQVGGKEGYFYANTLWNIRARLDDLCGNGVTYGRPDRPTLEVGDKIDGWKVISIKPQRQLVLLFGMKAPGLGKLNFTITDKGTHRTVDVRARWHPSGFNGLVYWFLMMPAHLFIFRGMAARIAKLAEKETV, encoded by the coding sequence ATGACATCCCCCTCAGCCCCGATCCTGATTCTGGGCGCAACTGGCTACATTGGCCGCCATTTAACCGAGCGGTTGAGTAAACAAGGCAACCGAGTCATCGCTGCTGGCCGAAATACTGAGTCCCTCGCCTCACGAAATTTGCCGGGCGTCGACTGCCAACAGGTTGATCTCGCTAAGCCAGAAAGCCTGCCGGATGGCCTGTGGGGCGCAGAAACACTCTATTATCTGGTGCACAGCATGGGCGACGGCGCGGACTTCGTGGCAAGAGAACGGATGACCGCCATGAACCTGCTGCTGGCACTGACCTCTAGCCGCGTAAAACAGATTATCTATCTGGGGTCGCTTCAGGTAAAACGTGATGCCTCACCACACATGCAAGCACGTCAAATCACCGGTGATGTATTACGCAGTAGCGGCATTCCCGTCACAGAGCTGCGTGCGGGTATTATTATCGGTACCGGTTCGGCGGCGTTCGAGATCATGCGCGATATGGTCTATAACCTGCCGATATTGACGCCGCCGCGCTGGGTGCGATCTAAATCGTCCCCCATTGCGCTGGAAAACCTGCTGGTGTATCTGATCAATATCGCACAGCACCCCGCGACAGAAAACCGCATCATGGATGCCGCAGGCCCCGAATACATCAGCTACCAGACCATGTTCGAGCGTTTCATTCAGATCAGCGGCAAACGCAGATTGCTGATACCCGTTCCCATGCCGACACATTTCATGTCTGTCTGGTTCCTGCACTTGGTCACATCGGTTCCGCCGTTCATCGCCCGCGCGCTTATTCAGGGTTTAAAACACGATTTACAGGCCGATGACCGCGAACTCCAGACATTGATCCCACAAACGCTGATTAGCTTTGATGACGCCGTGCGCTTCACGCTGCAAAGCGAAATGGAGAGCGTGCAGCAGGCCGACTGGGGCGATGACACCGAGGTCCGCGCACGTTGGAAGCCCAATTACGGCTTTTACCCTAAACAAGCGGGCCATTCGATGAAGACGTCCGCGTCCAGTCAGGCGCTCTGGCAGGTCATCCAGCAGGTCGGCGGCAAGGAAGGCTATTTTTACGCCAATACGCTGTGGAATATCCGCGCTCGGCTCGACGATCTCTGCGGCAACGGCGTGACTTACGGACGCCCCGATCGTCCGACGCTGGAAGTGGGCGACAAGATTGACGGCTGGAAGGTTATTTCGATCAAGCCACAGCGTCAGCTAGTGCTATTATTCGGCATGAAAGCCCCAGGGTTGGGTAAACTCAATTTTACCATCACCGATAAGGGCACTCACCGAACCGTGGATGTGCGCGCCCGCTGGCACCCTTCAGGGTTCAACGGGCTGGTCTACTGGTTTCTGATGATGCCCGCTCACCTGTTTATCTTCCGTGGTATGGCGGCGCGTATTGCGAAACTGGCAGAGAAGGAAACGGTTTAG
- the hcr gene encoding NADH oxidoreductase — protein sequence MTMPALQIGPTPLCSNRMQVHSITQETPDVWTISLVNHDFYPYQPGQYALVSIANSAETLRAYTISSSPGLSRFITLTVRRLDDGVGSRWLTQTLKVGDYLWLSDAQGEFTCANAVSDRYLMAAAGCGVTPIMSMCRWLLANKSQTDIHVIFNVRNPLQVIFAKEWQDLVQRYPQQLHLTLMAEFDAAPGFLSGRISGDLLVEHVPDIASRTVMTCGPAPYMNQIETLSQQLGVASNRIFKEQFRPTDDVLDDDADQLTLTISRPLKNLRVPVGISLLAALEANKVLVTAACRAGVCGSCKTHVLSGNYTTSSTMTLTPAEIEQGYVLACSCQLQGDTVLA from the coding sequence ATGACCATGCCCGCACTACAGATTGGGCCGACACCGCTTTGTTCTAACCGCATGCAGGTACATTCGATTACCCAGGAAACGCCGGATGTCTGGACGATTTCACTGGTTAATCATGATTTTTATCCGTATCAGCCGGGTCAGTATGCGTTAGTCAGCATTGCCAACAGCGCGGAGACGCTACGGGCTTATACGATTTCGTCTTCACCGGGCCTCAGCCGTTTTATTACCTTAACGGTAAGAAGACTGGACGACGGTGTCGGTTCACGCTGGCTGACCCAAACGCTGAAAGTCGGCGATTATCTGTGGTTGTCCGATGCACAGGGCGAGTTTACCTGTGCCAACGCCGTCAGCGATCGCTACCTGATGGCGGCGGCAGGCTGCGGTGTCACGCCGATTATGTCGATGTGCCGCTGGCTGCTGGCAAACAAATCACAAACCGATATCCACGTTATTTTCAACGTGCGCAATCCGCTGCAGGTGATCTTCGCCAAAGAATGGCAGGATCTGGTGCAGCGTTACCCTCAGCAGTTGCATCTGACGCTGATGGCAGAATTTGACGCTGCGCCCGGCTTCCTCTCTGGACGAATCAGCGGCGACCTGCTGGTCGAACACGTACCGGATATCGCCAGCCGCACCGTGATGACCTGCGGCCCAGCGCCGTACATGAATCAGATTGAAACCCTGAGTCAGCAGCTTGGCGTTGCCTCAAACCGCATCTTCAAAGAACAGTTCCGCCCAACAGATGACGTGCTGGATGACGACGCCGATCAGCTCACGCTGACCATCAGTCGTCCGCTGAAAAACCTGCGCGTGCCAGTGGGTATCAGCCTGCTAGCCGCACTGGAAGCCAATAAGGTGCTGGTTACCGCTGCCTGCCGCGCCGGTGTTTGCGGGAGCTGCAAAACTCACGTGCTATCCGGTAATTACACCACTAGCAGTACCATGACGCTAACACCAGCCGAGATCGAACAGGGCTATGTTTTGGCCTGTAGTTGCCAACTGCAAGGCGACACCGTTCTGGCCTAA